The following proteins come from a genomic window of Alnus glutinosa chromosome 10, dhAlnGlut1.1, whole genome shotgun sequence:
- the LOC133878999 gene encoding uncharacterized protein LOC133878999 encodes MKGIYIQPARATEEIRLNIRDIGESRSNQMKIIESVLSLLQQLVSNLLNLFGMTGASIQINRIPGAALQMQRELQWFKEVESISVPRYKEYSNTDGLTPRELFTKNHIDLKKEGEKWMKDTANSCTVVGALIITIMFAAAFTVPGGNKQDTGFPIFLDERLFMLFIISDALSLISSTTSVMMFLGILTSRYAEDDFLESLPRKMIIRTFHSFLFHCSHDDSLFYCSFHYATGTIFMDNHSCHLFGYCTCHLIRIDAISPSC; translated from the exons ATGAAAGGTATATACATTCAACCGGCTCGAGCCACTGAGGAAATTCGTTTGAACATTCGAGACATAGGAGAAAGTAGAAGCAATCAAATGAAAATCATTGAATCAG TGCTATCTCTATTGCAGCAGCTAGTTTCAAATCTCCTTAACCTCTTTG GAATGACAGGAGCTTCAATTCAAATTAATCGAATCCCAGGGGCGGCTTTGCAGATGCAAAGAGAACTACAGTGGTTTAAG GAAGTGGAAAGTATTTCTGTTCCCAGGTATAAGGAATATTCGAACACTGATGGTTTGACTCCTAGGGAATTGTTTACAAAGAACCACATAGACttgaagaaagaaggagaaaaatggATGAAGGACACAGCAAATTCTTGTACAGTAGTAGGGGCTCTCATTATTACTATTATGTTTGCTGCAGCCTTTACTGTTCCAGGTGGTAACAAACAAGATACTGGATTCCCTATATTCTTAGATGAAAGATTGTTCATGCTCTTTATAATATCCGATGCCTTATCGCTCATTTCATCCACAACTTCTGTCATGATGTTTTTGGGAATCCTAACATCACGCTATGCAGAAGACGATTTCCTTGAATCCTTGCCAAGAAAGATGATCATTAGGACTTtccactcttttcttttccattgcaGCCATGATGATAGCCTTTTCTACTGCTCTTTTCATTATGCTACAGGAACAATATTCATGGATAACCATTCCTGTCATTTGTTTGGCTATTGTACCTGTCACCTTATTCGTATTGATGCAATTTCCCCTTCTTGTTGA
- the LOC133879000 gene encoding uncharacterized protein LOC133879000: protein MAHDLWEIIEETTEPPRQEDDEAAFKAWSKKNSVALHVIQISCGPDTFSKIIQINSAKIAWDTLAKKFLQVLEEDNYVDWSVQIKTYLMAHDLWKIIEETTEPPRQEDDEAAFKAWSKKNSVALHVIQISCGPDTFSNIIQINSAKIAWDTLAEKYGVPTDANSGSGQNGNVDYGQYKDLTEALKRGDWNATEEFLKGQPGAKITDLGETALHLAVEAGHERIVEKLVDVMSEEDLATQTETGNTALVYAINAGNYRMTACMLGKNNNLVSIKDSNSIIPANKAFHDGTNGRKGCQRRYTL, encoded by the exons ATGGCCCATGATCTTTGGGAGATAATTGAAGAAACCACCGAACCTCCAAggcaagaagatgatgaagctGCCTTTAAGGCTTGGAGTAAGAAGAATTCCGTGGCCTTACATGTAATCCAAATTTCATGCGGACCAGACACATTTTCTAAGATTATTCAGATTAATTCTGCAAAAATCGCCTGGGATACATTGGCAAAAAAGTTTCTTCAAGTTCTTGAGGAAGATAATTATGTGGATTGGAGTGTTCAAATAAAAACCTATTTGATGGCCCATGATCTTTGGAAGATAATTGAAGAAACCACTGAACCTCCAAggcaagaagatgatgaagctGCCTTTAAGGCTTGGAGTAAGAAGAATTCTGTGGCCTTACATGTAATCCAAATTTCATGCGGACCAGACACATTTTCTAATATTATTCAGATTAATTCTGCAAAAATCGCTTGGGATACGTTGGCTGAAAAATATGGCGTGCCTACAGATGCTAACTCAG GCAGCGGCCAAAATGGGAACGTTGACTATGGTCAGTATAAGGACTTAACAGAGGCTCTGAAACGTGGTGATTGGAATGCTACAGAGGAGTTCCTTAAGGGCCAACCGGGTGCAAAAATCACGGATTTAGGCGAGACGGCTCTTCACCTTGCTGTTGAAGCTGGGCATGAGCGTATAGTGGAGAAGTTAGTGGATGTAATGTCGGAGGAAGACTTGGCAACACAAACTGAGACTGGCAACACAGCTCTGGTTTATGCAATTAATGCGGGAAACTACAGGATGACTGCATGCATGCTTGGAAAGAACAACAACTTGGTCAGCATTAAAGACTCGAATTCAATTATTCCAGCAAATAAGGCTTTTCACGATGG TACTAACGGAAGAAAAGGCTGTCAACGGCGCTACACTTTGTAG